CTTTTACGTGCTACAGGTCTTTGCATTTACACTCGTTGTCCTTGCATAAAGTTGATTCAGTATATCCCGAACCAGGCTCAAAGTCAACGCAAGAGATTGGTTATTAAGGCTAAATGTTTCTTATATGGGAGATTTATGAAATTAGCACCGACTCCCATGTTCCGGGTTTTTATCTACCTGTCCCTAAGCACAGCCAGCGCTATAATACAAGAGTCAACAATGAAAATAAATGAAAGGATAAAAATGAGTCTAGTTAGCGTCATTTTTAGTAGCTTCAACATTCTAGTCGTCCTGGCCTGGATCGTCCTCACCATTGTGACCCTCTTACAACTAAAGGATCGGCCCCTCTCCGCCACGAACAAAGTCCTTTGGGTAATGGTAATCTGCTGTATTCCCATTCTGGGGGCCATTGCCTTCTTCATCATCCAGCCCGCCAAGGAAGAGCCAACCGAATAATAATTAACAAGCTCATTGAAGTAAAAACCCCTGCTGAAAATGCATATTCAACAGGGGTTATTTTTATTATGATCAAATCCGGGTCTATCAAACTACGGACGGCAAACTTTCTCCAGGACCAAGGCATCTTCGCCACCGACATAATACTTCAGCCAGCGGTCCACCTGCTGATATCCATTGACTTCATATAACTTAATCGCGCCGGTGTTGGATGCGCGCACGCTTAGCCGAATCCTGCGCATATCGAGCACATCCTCTGCCCGCTCCAATAAAGCCTGCGCAATCCCCCGTCTGCGATAAGCAGGGTCCACCGCCAGGGTAGTGATCCATCCCAGATGTTTACTGACTTCCCGTTCTCCACCGATAAATCCGACCAGTTTGCCATCCAATAATGCCTTGAATCGGACAATTCCTGGCAGGGTCAACACTCCGATCAGATCCCAAAAAGGCCAATGATCTTCCGCCCGGAAGCAGGCCTTTTCAAGCTGACTGAGCTGGGCGTAATCCTTCCAATCCGCTTCCAGAATCACCCAGCGGCTCTCACGATCCGCAGACCGTCCTTGAATCTCGCTGGAAATAGTCATCATCATAAAAAATCTTGGTCTATATCTAAGAGAAATATGTTTTCCTATTATACCTGTTATCTACAAGATGCTATCCAGAGGTCTTGCTCGTTTAAAAGAAAGTAAAATAGAGACACACTGACTTTCTGCTGTAAAGAAAAGGTCCCTAATGAAAATCAATATCGCCCTGGCACAATTCAATACCAAACTCGGAGAGGTCCAGGCCAACCTGGCCACCCACCTGGCGCTGATCGAAGAAGCCAAACAAAAAGGTGCAGATTTGATCATCTTCCCCGAGCTCTCCCTTACGGGTTATGTCTTGCAGGACCTGGCCGTGACCACAGCCATCCAGCCCGACCAGAACGATCCCGTGTTCAATACCCTGCTGGATGCCAGCAAAGATATTGACCTGATGGTCGGCTTCGTCCACGAAGACCGGCGGCACAGATTCTACATCGCCTCCGCCTACCTGGCAGAAGGCAAGATCGTCCATATCCATAATAAAGTCTATCTGCCCACTTATGGCATGTTTGACGAGGGGCGCTTCTTTGCCTGGGGAGATTCAGCCCGGGCATTCGACACCCGCTTTGGCCGGATGGGTATGTTGATCTGCGAGGATTTCTGGCACGCATCCCTGCCCTACCTGCTCTGGCTCGATGGGGCGGATGTGTTGCTCTTCCAATCCGCTTCACCTGGCCGCGGGCTGACAGCCGAACCCCGCCTGAGCAGCTCCGCCTGGGTGGAACACACCAACCAAGCCTACGCCAGCTTGTTCACGGTCTTTGTCGCCCATGCCAACCGGGTGGGCTATGAAGATGGGCTGAACTTTTGGGGCGGCTCCACAATCTTTGATCCCGATGGCAACCTGATCGTCAGGGCAGCGGATTTTGAAACGTCACTGACCGTGGCCGAAATTGACCTCAATCAATTCCATCGCTCCCGCGCCCGGCTACCGCTCCTGCGGGATGAACGCACTAACCTGGTCCAAAGTGAACTGAATAGGATATTGGGCAACCATGAAAACTGATCTGACTATCAATACCAAACTGGCTGAAAAGATCCTCACCGGCTTCATCCGCACGGAACTGCACCGGGTGGGCATCACTAAAGCGGTACTTGGGCTTTCAGGCGGAATCGACTCCGCCCTCAGCCTCTACCTTTCCGCCCGCGCCCTGGGACCGGAGAATGTCCTTGCGGTGCGCATGCCCTATAAGACCTCGGCGGCCGATACCCTTTCGGACGCCCAGACCATGATTGACGACCTGGGTGTGCAGTCGCTGACCGTGGAGATCACCGACATGGTGGACCCACTCATTCAGCGTTATGAAGATATGGACCGAATACGGGCCGGCAACATCATGGCCCGGATGCGGATGATCGTGCTCTATGACCAATCAGCGGTTTTTCCTGGGTTGGTGATGGGCACCAGCAACAAGACAGAAATCCTTCTTGGCTATTCCACCATCTTTGGCGACTCCGCCGCCGCCATCCAGCCGATTGGCGATCTGTATAAAACCCAGGTGCGCCAGCTTTCCAAAGCCCTGGGCGTGCCGGATTCTGTGATTGATAAAGCCCCATCCGCCGACCTCTGGCAGGGGCAAACCGATGAAGCCGATCTGGGCTTCACCTATGCCGACGTGGATCAGCTGCTTTACCTGTTGGTAGATCAGCGCTACCGGCCGGAAGATTGCGTGGCAGAAGGCTATGACCCGTCCTTTGTGGATCAGGTTGTGGAGCGGATCCGCCGCAACCACTTCAAGCGGGTGATGCCGCCGGTCGCCAAGCTCTCCCAACGCACGATTGGGTATGACTTCCTCTATCTCCGGGATTGGGGAACGTAAATTTCGTCATTGCGAGCCCCAACATACTTTATATAACAGCCCTGTTTAGGGCTGTTTTTTGTTTATATTCATTGGAAATATAAACCTTATCACAAAGGAATACTGAGATTGCTTCGTCGCTATCACTCCTCGCAATGACAAGAGTTTTGTCATTGCGAGGAAGCCGAAGGCGGAGGAAGCAATCTCAACATAATTGTTTAATCATAAAAGCAGTTCAACAATGAACTGCTTTTCATTTTCTTTTTTTCACACCAAGTCTTTAGTCTTCATCCAGCCGGATCGGGGCGAATGAATGTCGATGCTGGGCACAGGGGCCAAGACTGGTAATGGCAGCTCGATGCGCTGCGGTAGCATAGCCTTTATTCTGCGCCAGGCCATAGCCCGGAAACTCTGCATCCATCGCCACCAGGATCGCATCCCGGCCTGTCTTGGCCAGCACGGAAGCCGCCGCAATCGTCAGCGAACGGGCATCTCCTTTAACAAGGGAAGTCTGAGGCGTGGCGACCTCCGGCAGGGAAATGTAATCAATCAGGATATGTTCCACTTTCACTGCCAGTTCCCCCAGGGCGCGTCCCGCTGCCAGACGAGTAGCCGGGGCAATCCCAATTTGGTCAATCTCGGGTGCGGAGGCATAGCCTACCGCCCAGGCAACCGCTGTTGACTGAATTTCAACAGCCCAATAGTCCCGCTCTTCAGGTTTCATCTCTTTGGAATCCTGCACACCCTCCAGGCGGTCGAATAGATTAGGTTGGTCACATGGCAGCACCACCGCGGCTACAGCCACCGGCCCAATTAGCGCACCGCGACCGGCCTCGTCCACGCCGGCAACCAGGCGCAGCCCTTTTTTCCATAAAGCTTGTTCAAATTGAAGATCCGGCCGGGCCGGTATCAGGGAAAGGTCAAACTTCACTCGGGGCATCATAGATCCCTTTGGCGGATTTCAGCCGGATATCCAACAGATCAAAGGCCATCCGCATCGAATCCTGCACCAGGCGCACCCGGCTGTCTGCGTCAAAGGTCCAATCAATCGGGACTTCCTGGATCCGGTAGCCCATTTTACGTGCAATGAAAAGGACCTCCGCGTCAAAGGACATCCCGGTGAGCGTCTGCAGGGCAAAAACATTATCCGCAATATCCCCTCGAAAACATTTGAATCCACATTGGGTGTCCTGCAGCCCGGGCAGCACAATCCAACGGACGATAGTATTGAATACCCTGCCGATCAGGTGCCGATATTCCGGCTCATCAATCCGGTGTGATCCACTGACCTCCCGAGAACCAATCGCCACTTCCACGCCTTCTAACGCTGGCGGGATAAATCGCAGGACCTGTTCAATTGGCATGGAAAGGTCGGCATCACAAAAGAAACGGTATTCTCCTTTGGCCTCCAACATTCCCCGTTTTACCGCCAACCCCTTACCGCGTTCTTCCTCGTGAATCACTCGCAGATAGGGCATTTTTTCGATGAAGGACTCGGCCACCGCCAGGGTGTTATCTGTGCTGCCATTTTCAACAACCAGGACCTCAAAAGTAAACGCCTGCTGTGATAAAAAGGAATGAATCTTCTCCAAAGAAGGTGGGAGTCTTTTAGCTTCGTTATAGGCTGGGATAACGATGGAGAGGAAAGGTTTGGTCAAAATATCACCCTTGATTTTTTACCTTGTTTATTATAAAAAATGGCAAGGAGAACGATCTTACTTTTCGCTCACCTTCCCATTCTTTTGGTAGGTCGGGGTGGGCGGACTTGAACCGCCGACCTCCGCGTCCCAAACGCGGCGCGCTGGCCGACTGCGCTACACCCCGGCAGATAAGAGTATAATCCGAACCATGACCAGACGTCAAGCCACCCCCACCTTTCTAATACTGTTGCTTCTCCTGGTGTTGATATTCGCTCTCAGCGCCTGCCAGGGCCAACCCG
This Chloroflexota bacterium DNA region includes the following protein-coding sequences:
- a CDS encoding PLDc N-terminal domain-containing protein yields the protein MSLVSVIFSSFNILVVLAWIVLTIVTLLQLKDRPLSATNKVLWVMVICCIPILGAIAFFIIQPAKEEPTE
- a CDS encoding GNAT family N-acetyltransferase, which encodes MMMTISSEIQGRSADRESRWVILEADWKDYAQLSQLEKACFRAEDHWPFWDLIGVLTLPGIVRFKALLDGKLVGFIGGEREVSKHLGWITTLAVDPAYRRRGIAQALLERAEDVLDMRRIRLSVRASNTGAIKLYEVNGYQQVDRWLKYYVGGEDALVLEKVCRP
- a CDS encoding NAD+ synthase gives rise to the protein MKTDLTINTKLAEKILTGFIRTELHRVGITKAVLGLSGGIDSALSLYLSARALGPENVLAVRMPYKTSAADTLSDAQTMIDDLGVQSLTVEITDMVDPLIQRYEDMDRIRAGNIMARMRMIVLYDQSAVFPGLVMGTSNKTEILLGYSTIFGDSAAAIQPIGDLYKTQVRQLSKALGVPDSVIDKAPSADLWQGQTDEADLGFTYADVDQLLYLLVDQRYRPEDCVAEGYDPSFVDQVVERIRRNHFKRVMPPVAKLSQRTIGYDFLYLRDWGT
- a CDS encoding ribonuclease HII; translated protein: MPRVKFDLSLIPARPDLQFEQALWKKGLRLVAGVDEAGRGALIGPVAVAAVVLPCDQPNLFDRLEGVQDSKEMKPEERDYWAVEIQSTAVAWAVGYASAPEIDQIGIAPATRLAAGRALGELAVKVEHILIDYISLPEVATPQTSLVKGDARSLTIAAASVLAKTGRDAILVAMDAEFPGYGLAQNKGYATAAHRAAITSLGPCAQHRHSFAPIRLDED
- a CDS encoding glycosyltransferase family 2 protein; this translates as MKGDILTKPFLSIVIPAYNEAKRLPPSLEKIHSFLSQQAFTFEVLVVENGSTDNTLAVAESFIEKMPYLRVIHEEERGKGLAVKRGMLEAKGEYRFFCDADLSMPIEQVLRFIPPALEGVEVAIGSREVSGSHRIDEPEYRHLIGRVFNTIVRWIVLPGLQDTQCGFKCFRGDIADNVFALQTLTGMSFDAEVLFIARKMGYRIQEVPIDWTFDADSRVRLVQDSMRMAFDLLDIRLKSAKGIYDAPSEV